The sequence below is a genomic window from Lolium perenne isolate Kyuss_39 chromosome 4, Kyuss_2.0, whole genome shotgun sequence.
CTGCAAGCATGCAACGGAGTAGTATTCAGCTCAAATCATTACCCAGCCGTACCAACAGATACGGGTCCTTCCCCAGGTGCGCATGGTTTCAGACTTCAGACGCCGAACCTGTTGAAGGACGGCCATCGTTTCCGTGAGACGCGATTCCTCCTTTTGGCTTCTCTGGCAGGCCACGCCGGGAGGAACTCACAAAACAGACCATCGATCGGTGGCCGTTCTGTAGATCGATCGAGGCTAGCTACCGCATGGAAGGACGACAGATGCGGTGGTTGACGCGGAAGCTTTCCATGGCAGCATGCGCACATCGACCAATCAAGATAGGCAGCGGCCCCGGGCGGGCAGCGAAGGAGGCAGCGGTCCCCAGTGTAGGTAGAATTTGGTGATGTGGTGCTCCTCCTATACACGTTCTGTCGCGAATTACGGCGTCTACGTGCGGAGAGATGTGGAGAGGACGCGGCGCCGTGCTgctgtaggcattggcgaggatACCGGCGTTAGAGGAATCCGCGATGAGGGCATCGTGGTTGGGGAAGATGAATTTCATCGGGCGTTGGTGGGTGTGGATTTTATCCGTGATTTGCGCGAGGTTAGCGGGGATCACTGCGGGTGGCCGGGTGCGGTTTGGGTGACTCGGTTTGTTAAAAAACGAAGAGGTGCAATGTCATTGGAGAGGCATAGACCGTCCGATATCAAAGAATGAAAGGGCCAGATTGAATGTTCCTGCCATGTTTGCTCTTTTATAAGTAGTGGAGAGGAGATGGAGATGAGGGATTGTCACTCATGGCGTCTTGATAGCGGCGCAAGGGGAGCCAGCCGGTGCCCAAGGTGGCCGTTGTTGCGCTATCAATGGGGAGAAGCATCTGTAGCTATGCCCCCTAAAGTAGGCAAATTTGCCGAATTATGTTAAAAACTTTTGGTTTTATCATCGTGTTGTGATTTTTTTGTCCTTAGTAGATCGACTATACGTCTAAGGCGGTAACACGGATCTTATTATATTGAGAATATCTGCTACATCGGGATAAATCTTAAGAATGATTCTCTACGAATCACACATGTATTATAATTAATCTATACTCTAGGTGTAAATTTTAACATTGGAATGCACCTTTTGGCATATACATTAAGAGTTTAATGGACATATACTTGCAAACAAAAGTTTTAAAAGTTTTGTTTGATTTTTGCTCATTTTGATAGGCGAGTCAAATACTTTACCTAAGAAATTGGGACATAAGTATTATGCTACCAAGGAATGTTGATGGATGATAGGCATATGGAAGAATTTTGTGGTGCCATGGAAAAAGAGAGATTAATTATGTCAGGATATGTAGTTAATTGGTCATaatatttttaaaaattatgAACATCCTAAGTTGTAATCATATCACATGATAGAACATAAACATGTGAGTAAGGTTGTAGATCACCTGTATTGAAGTGGGAATAAAGTTAAAATTAATCAAAATACCACTGGTCGAGAACCTAGGCCATTTTCCCCAGACAGCTCTCGTCTCGCTACAGTACTTGGCCTCCACCTCTCTCTCCGCCGGCCAGATCCGGAGCCACTCCGCCGGAATAGCCGGTCGGAGGCGGTGAAGGTGACGCGCCGGAGTAGTCTAGGTTAGTCTAGGTCTTCTCTTTCTCTAGTTTTGCTGTTTACCCGATTGCTTTTTCTCTATTTTGGTCAGGGTGGTTTTTGTAAagtggaagaccctttcttcaaaGTTTTGGTTTCTCTGTGCAAGAGATGTAAAAGGGCTTGTCTGTAAAATGTACCTGCCACTTGGTTCAATATAAGAGCTCCACCGGGATCTTCTGGCCCCACTTATGTTCAAAAAAAAATACCACTGGTCTACATTAACAAAGAAATTTGACATGGCATTTTTTGAAATGTCTCAATTAATATTAGGCAACAAATTAAATTTATTCTAACAAATTTTAAATATGTAAAGATGATGCCCTCGCCCCTTGCTAGTTAGCTAAAGAGAAAGGGGACGAATCGTCCCTTCCGTCCGATCCCCGTCCGCGCCTGTCTCACCCATCTCGACGCACGCAGCGCGCAGAAAAACCTGACGCAGGGTCAAAGTAACCCGATCCGGATCACTGCTAGTCTGGTACTGTGGTACACTGAGACTGAAGGTGAGAGCAGCAGCAATGTCGACGCTGCCGCAGCGGTTCAAGCTGCTGGCTACGCGGTGCGCGGCGGCGGCTCCCAGCCCGTCGCGTAGCCCCGCGCCGTCCTTCGCCACCAGCCCCGGGTACCGCCTGCGCTGCCGTCGCGGGTCCGGAACCGGCAGGCGCCGCAGCGGCCGCCTCCGCCGCTTCCTCTGCCGtcgcgtgggcggcggcggcggcggccccgaGCCCGCAGGAAAAGGCCAGGAGGAAGACAACAAGCCTCTCGTCGGCCGCGGGAGCCGCACGCTGAGGGATCTGTTCGTCTCCTCGCCGGAGGcggggcgccgccgccgcggctgcgaggacgaggaggaagatGCGGGCGCTGGTTTCGGGAGAGCGGGGGTGGCGCACGGAGGCGGCGCGGGAGGCAGGAGGTTCGGGGCCGGCGGGCTGCGCAGCCTGCTGATGCGGCGGAGCTGgcggccggtgctggtggcgatcCCGGAGAGCGAGGGCAAGATCGAGCTGGGTACCATCGAGGAACAATGACAGCCAAAACTCAAGAATCACATTCGGCGCCATGGATCGGGACCGGGAATCTTGCATCTTTCCTtggttcttcttctctttctttctttatttctttctttcttgcTTGTCTGTTTCTTTTTACCTTTTCCTGTAGGCTTCTACTACTGTACTTACATGTGAATACGGAAATAGTACCAAGTAATACTACTGGATCACCGACACTGCAGTGTGGTCTGTGCTTATAATTCGCTCCCGGTTACTGCCAGGTTGTTCCTCTTCTAAATTTTGAGTGTACAGGAACAGCAACGTGCTGTAATGTATTGTCAGTAATAGGAGCACTGCAGTTGACAAAGCCAGATGCAGCAATGTAGCCACCACGCAGGTTGCCCGATGAATGTAAACGTCTGCTCTGATCCCATTTTGCTTGGGTTCACTCAAATATCTCGAATATTTTGCTTGTTCTTAATTGCTTAGAACAAAAAACCGCTGTTATGTTTGATTAAAATGCCCTCTACTCATTTTCCTGTGATATATGTGCCTCTACTTGCACATGGCATGCATTCAAGCATGCTGCTGCCCCAGTGGGCTCACTTGCATATGAACTTGATCTGTCATATGAAATTGCAGATTCTAGTGGTGGTAGTGGTGAGACGCCTTTCAAAGGTGTTCATTTTTGCAACTTCAGTATTGGTGAGCAAGCTTGATTCCTTTACCTATCTTGTTTGTGGCTGTAACGTCATGGTTATGTTTCCTAAGATGAATCCTGACTCCATAGTGTTGCTGTGCTGTTATGTAACCAGTGTACATCAGAAGAGCAGTAATGCATGCCCTATCCTCTCCCGTCCATGGCCTGAATTTTTCTTGTCATGCGCTTTAAATCTTCAATAGTCATACTCTTATGTTGATGGACTTCATTAAGTTATTTTTGTTTGGAGATACACTCAATAGACAATATAGTTGTTTGCTTGTGATTTGGTCAGTGCTTATGGAATTTATATACATACGCACTGTTAGGTACTTACGAATGCACACTGTTGTGGAACTAGTTCAGTTCATCACATACCTAGTGTTCCAGCTTACCTGCACAGTCGATCAAGATTAAAGTTGATCCTCGTGGTGGATTGAAGTAAAGTGAATAATATGCTTTAGGTGCACCACATTGAAATTTTAATTTGTTATAGACTATCTTTGTAGTGGAGCAGCTAACTATGATTCATCCTAGTGGTCCACATTTTGATGGCTTTTTTAAAGAAATATTTTGTTTTCTGAGATGAGGTTGAGCAGTAGAGTGGCAAAATGATTGTAAAACCTGCCTTCCTGTTTTGCTTTCGTTCTGTATCACCGTTTGTAGGTTCTGTATGGTTGACTGTGAATGATTTCATAGAAATGTAAAATTTGAGATTTGTTTGTTAGCATGGAAGTTTTCCATTTGGTGTGCTATGTTCAACAACATTTTTATCACTGCTTGTAATTTGTTTCACAATATCCTTGCTGCAAAATGGGCAGTTTTTGTTAAGTGTAGCATGTATAGACGGCGTCTATTTGGAGTGTTCTCTAGTATCAGTGTTTGCCATGTGCTAGATTGTAGAGAGTGGTTTGACTTGCTATGCAAATCACTAGCTAATTGTTGCCTGTTTAGTTGCTCCTTTTTTGAAAGCAGTGAAACTTTCTAAAGTGCTACAAAGACTGCTAAGGATATTTCGAAATTAATCTGTTAGTGATATGCCTAATTCTTGTGGTCAACCGGGATACTCTTTACATGTTGATAGTATTTAAAGTAGCTGGTTATTCTTGCCATGCTATGAAGCAGATATCATTGTGTCATGTATGTTGTTTTTGCCCCTCCTGTGGACGTTTGATGTCATCTGTGTCTGGGAATCTGTTCAGTGATGGGGCAGAGCTCGCTGATTGCAGTACACCAAGTCCTTGGAGTCTTGGACAGGTGGTTGTCAGACTGTTGTTAGATCAATGGCCCCGAGTGTTGTGTGTTGATGCATTTATTAGTTCTTGCAGGCAGAGAGATGGCAGAAATAATGTTCACTCCTAGGTACCTCACTCATGTTTTGGACTGTTTGTTTCATGAGGTTCAGATCAGTAGCCAGGCTGCTCTATTGAATTTGTCATTATTtagtactccctctgatccatattaGTTGATGCAGATTCATTGAGTCTAGACAGATTTTAGGCAACATTTTGCCTAAATCTTCATAAATTAATTTGGATTGGAAGGAGTACCTAGTTTACTAAAGGGGTAGGGTGCAGCAGTGAGCAACCTGAGATTTTTTTACCGGTACCGGTTATATTGTAGGCATATGACTTGGTTTGTGCTTTTGCCCTTCCCAAATTTCTCTAAGAATTTTAGTATTGCTCATACTTGTTAGTTGCTGCATCATTGAACTTTCAAGCTAGCGTCAACATTTTAGGAAAGTGGTGTTGGGTGCATGCTGGGTTGCTCTATATTATTTTGCTGTACATGTCCTCCAGATCCCTGTAAATAAAGTTGATACATCTGTCACTTGAGCAGAATTGATCCATGACCTTCTGCAAGAAAACAATGGTTGGTTTGTCTGGTCCAATCAATCTTTTCTGTCAGCTCAAACTGTGCTCGCATATATGCTAACAGGGTGGCTGATTTTTTCCTTTTGGTTGAGCCTTGCGGGTGCTGCCTTCTCTCTTTTGTGGCTTAAGTCGAAACTCTGTAATTTTATTTTTGTCTAAATATTCTCTGCTGACTATAATTTCTTGTTCTTGTTCAAGGACGTTGAAGAGGATCCAGGACGAGAAGACAGGCAGAGTAGTTGACAATTTGCAAGGCCATTTGTGAGCCTGTCTTGCACacgtgggaagctaaaaagagtcTGCATGTTgatcgttgtgtgttccagctgtGCCAATTTTTTGTTGATCCTTAACTGTGGATCAATAGCCGTGAGCAATCAGGTACAATTCTTTGAGTTGAGGCTTGTAATATTAGCGCCGTCGAAAGAACTTGTAATATTAGCGCCGTGATAGTCGGCTTGTGAACATGCTTGCGGTGGCTGGGATTTGAGACTCTGATTTGCTCCATTTTGTTTTGCCTTGCACTAACCAGTTAGTTGAGAAATTGAGACTCAAAATTGCTCCAGGTTTACTCATGTATTGACAGGTATGCATTTGGCTCCTAGTAGCTAGCTGCTCTAAGTTTACTCGTGTATCTATGTTGTGAAACCAGACCTAGACAATGAATAAAATTGGATACATTTGGCTAAATATTCAAGGTGGAAATCTTTACAGCTGCAAAGTGTATGTTATGAGGATTCTTCATTTGAGAATTTACTGTTCTTATAAATTTTGTCCACCTCTTGTTCATATTGAAGTTGAGCCTGCTGCATGCATCGTGTGTAAACCCAATGCTTCTTTTTTGTTGAAAGCTATATCATGTATAAACTCAATCTGATAACATGTACGCATGCTGGTTAAAACCCAACGGTTCTCTCTGTACATgttggaaacaaaaaaaaaatggttTGATTGATGATCTGTTTGAAGCTGATAGCAAATTTAATTCGCCGAGCATGAAGAACAAATCCATCGCATAAAGAAAACAAATCGAACACAGACATTAGGGAACAAATCCGGCCGCGCATCCTTAGTAGATTTTCTTATCCCTTGATTGATTGATTGGCTCCTATTACCTCCTATCTTGTCTAATCGACGTGGGACAGTATGCGTTGCCTATCGTAACAGGATCTTCGCGTCGATCTTtgcagatcggagggagtagatgGTAGCTAGTAGCTACAGCAGGGAAACACCAAAGTTACCATGAAACTGTCCTCACGATGAATGGGTGACCCATCGGATGCCATAATCACGCCTCGTTTACGGAACATGGTGTTTTATTTCACAATTCACACGACAAGTCAGCAATTCGTGTGCGTCTCAGACGTTCTATCCCATCCATTCATCCGCTTCTTCCCTCCTTAACTTCGTTATATGGGTTCTCCTAATGAAATGAAACTGGTACTGAAATTGAGTAAGTTGTATGGTGTGTACGTAAAAAACTGTCATCGGGCATTATCTTAGCAAAATCATCAATTTCATTTCAACGTCTCTGCATCTATAAAATTGCTAGGCACCGATGCTACCAATTGAGCCTGGTACTGCAGTATCTCAACATTGCTGGAACGGGGTACTATCCCACAATGGACGTACTATTCCACCGAAATACTGCAAAACCATACGATTAACCACCATATGTGTGCTAACTAGATTGTGCCTTCTTATATTAATTTCTCAGCGGGAAAGCAGCTTCCTTTTAAAGTGTATGTGTTAAGCGTATGAATGATGGTTGGTGAGCTGAATATACATGCACTTTCCTCCATCTCTAGCAAACCGTGGCTCGGTCTATTCTTCGATCACTGGGTATAAAAGAGCCTCCACACTCATCTCCGAGTTCTCATATTAACAAGCAGGTAAACTGAGCCTGCCTCGACAGCTCAGTGGGAATGTTAAAACAGGAGCTGTATTGCTGGAGTACTTGCTCGCTGGGGATGAGAGGCACCAGGACCCTTGAAGTCTCTGACCTTGTTAATCAAGGTGCAGTCTTGGTGACATACAGTAGGCCACAAAATTTGTCGCTGACGCATCGGTATATGTTTCGTAACTTACCGTGACGGCACGACTGACTATCCATCCAGGAGCGCCCCCTTTTCAGCCTCAACATCGTCAGTTAGAATTCACTTGAGTCACACCTATTTAAGGTTTGGCAGGCGCTCGATGGCACTGCTTCCTGAAAACAGAACAGCCGGGGAGTTCTTTTTCTATTGTTTACCTCTTTCCCCGGTGAAGACCCTGGAGAGCATAGTTCGGCATCTCCACATACATTCCATCCATCAATGTTATCTACAGACTCACTCCTAAATCAATCTTTTGTGTCGGCTCAAACTGTGCTCGCATATATGCTAACAGGGTGGATAATTTAATTTTTTCCCTTTGGTTGAGCCTTGCTGGTGCTGCCGTCTCTCTTGTGTGGCTTAAGTCGAAACTCTGTAGTGTTTCCCCGCTAAATCTGCTCCGCTGACCATAATTTCTCGTTCTTGATTAAGGACATTGAAGAGGATCCAGGACAAGAAGACAGACATAGTAGTTGACAATTTGCAAGGCCATTTGTGAGCCTGTCATGTACGAGGAGTTCTTCCGTATCCCCCCTTAACTCCATGGTTCTGAAAAATTGGAGCTACTTTAGCTTCTTTTTTTTTATCTGTGAAGCTGCTCCAGCTTTTGAACAAATACATGGAGTTGGTTCCGCGAAAC
It includes:
- the LOC127293287 gene encoding uncharacterized protein translates to MSTLPQRFKLLATRCAAAAPSPSRSPAPSFATSPGYRLRCRRGSGTGRRRSGRLRRFLCRRVGGGGGGPEPAGKGQEEDNKPLVGRGSRTLRDLFVSSPEAGRRRRGCEDEEEDAGAGFGRAGVAHGGGAGGRRFGAGGLRSLLMRRSWRPVLVAIPESEGKIELGTIEEQ